A single window of Arcobacter venerupis DNA harbors:
- a CDS encoding NlpC/P60 family protein has translation MARYIKNFLFFLIFIIVMNGCSSKYVDNSDLSKNEYIFQSASLQNTILQRDLRLKKYKELTKSKKNFDSFKNDLAFQDDRMGLNLELFDFYNEWEGVGYKFGGNSKDGIDCSAFIQKAFSEKFDLSMPRTTDMQSELGKEIDKSELKSGDLVFFRTGDTNHVGIYLEDGMFIHASTSNGVTISELDNVYFKENYWTARRIIN, from the coding sequence GTGGCTAGGTACATAAAAAATTTCTTATTTTTTCTTATTTTTATAATTGTTATGAATGGCTGTTCATCTAAATATGTTGACAATTCAGATTTATCTAAAAATGAATACATATTTCAAAGTGCATCATTACAAAACACTATATTACAAAGAGATTTAAGATTAAAAAAGTACAAAGAACTTACTAAATCAAAGAAAAACTTTGATTCATTTAAAAATGATCTTGCTTTTCAAGATGATAGAATGGGTTTAAACCTTGAGCTATTCGATTTTTACAACGAATGGGAAGGTGTAGGATATAAGTTTGGTGGCAATTCTAAAGATGGTATAGATTGCTCAGCTTTTATTCAAAAAGCCTTTAGTGAGAAGTTTGACTTATCAATGCCAAGAACAACTGATATGCAATCAGAGCTTGGTAAAGAAATAGATAAAAGTGAACTTAAAAGTGGTGATTTAGTTTTTTTTAGAACAGGTGATACTAATCATGTTGGGATTTACCTAGAAGATGGAATGTTTATTCATGCATCAACATCAAATGGCGTGACAATATCTGAGTTAGATAATGTCTATTTTAAAGAAAATTACTGGACAGCTAGAAGAATTATAAATTAA
- a CDS encoding NlpC/P60 family protein: MTKKTFMLLPIMLLLTACSNNRDIQIEENNKIKDASSLNASNISYNDYKSAYESENNKLKDRPHLRYEPKISKTSYDKLVLTNDENASNDTPTSKILTKKQAFLDFYGDWKNVKYKMGGTSRTGIDCSGFTQKAFKEKFGIELPRTTTTQVKVGVEVKKSELKMGDLVFFKTSKVTKHVGIYMGNGSFLHSSIKGIQFTKLDKPFYKQTYWTARRIIN; encoded by the coding sequence GTGACAAAGAAGACCTTTATGCTTCTACCTATTATGTTATTGCTTACAGCTTGTAGTAATAATAGGGATATTCAGATAGAAGAAAACAATAAAATAAAAGATGCGAGTAGCCTAAATGCCTCAAATATTTCTTATAATGATTATAAATCAGCTTACGAATCAGAAAACAATAAACTAAAAGACAGACCTCACTTAAGATATGAACCAAAAATCAGTAAAACAAGTTATGACAAACTGGTTTTAACAAACGATGAAAATGCATCAAATGACACACCAACTTCTAAAATCCTAACAAAAAAACAAGCCTTCCTTGATTTTTATGGTGATTGGAAAAATGTAAAATATAAAATGGGTGGAACATCAAGAACAGGAATAGATTGTTCTGGATTCACACAAAAAGCATTTAAAGAGAAATTTGGTATTGAATTACCAAGAACTACAACTACACAAGTAAAAGTTGGAGTTGAAGTAAAAAAATCTGAACTTAAAATGGGTGACCTTGTTTTTTTCAAAACAAGTAAAGTTACCAAACATGTAGGAATTTATATGGGTAATGGAAGTTTTTTACACTCTTCAATTAAAGGTATTCAATTTACAAAATTAGACAAACCTTTTTATAAACAAACTTATTGGACAGCTAGAAGAATTATTAATTAA
- a CDS encoding MFS transporter, translated as MRINLFIIVYCIIIVLSVMYATQPLQPLLAKQFDISIIKASQFTAVIMLFLAISPIVYGYVLEKVCAKKMLTYSSIILLITNIFLGMAKSYEMFLTLRICEALVVPAILTALMSILANTDKENIKFNMSIYVASTVFGGLVGRLFSGFIATNFSYEYVFYSLSAALFVSILLIQKLSFEGDAKLVKPKLNDIVTILKDKRFALVYFIMFCMFFVFGGVLNILPFRVKDISDSVNEFQISLLYLGYGMGIVVSLASKRIVGFFKNEVNTIIISISFFLFILVFLVTSNVIYLFVLLFLFCIGMFTVHTVSTGLANSMKASQKSLTSGMYLSFYYIGGATGSFLPSIIYKYFGWDIMIYCFVFILLVVLLVTYKNRELFNH; from the coding sequence TTGAGAATTAACTTATTTATAATTGTTTATTGTATTATAATAGTTCTATCTGTTATGTATGCTACTCAACCTTTACAGCCATTACTTGCAAAACAGTTTGATATATCTATTATAAAGGCTTCACAATTTACAGCTGTTATAATGCTATTTCTAGCAATCTCTCCAATTGTATATGGATATGTACTTGAAAAAGTATGCGCAAAGAAGATGCTTACATACTCATCTATAATTTTGTTAATCACAAATATTTTTCTTGGTATGGCAAAGTCATATGAAATGTTTTTAACTCTTAGAATTTGTGAAGCTTTAGTTGTCCCTGCAATTTTGACTGCACTTATGAGCATATTAGCAAATACTGATAAAGAAAATATTAAATTTAATATGTCAATATATGTAGCTTCCACTGTATTTGGTGGATTAGTAGGAAGATTATTTTCTGGTTTTATTGCAACAAACTTTTCTTATGAATACGTATTTTATTCTTTATCAGCTGCTTTATTTGTTTCAATATTATTAATCCAGAAATTATCTTTCGAGGGTGATGCAAAACTTGTTAAACCTAAATTGAATGACATAGTAACTATATTAAAAGATAAAAGATTTGCACTTGTTTATTTTATTATGTTTTGTATGTTTTTTGTTTTTGGTGGAGTTTTAAATATTTTACCATTTAGAGTAAAAGATATATCGGATTCAGTTAATGAATTTCAGATTAGTCTTTTATATTTGGGATATGGTATGGGAATTGTTGTTTCATTAGCTTCTAAAAGAATAGTTGGTTTTTTCAAAAATGAAGTAAATACTATAATAATTTCAATTTCATTTTTTCTTTTTATTTTAGTATTTCTTGTAACAAGTAATGTAATATATCTTTTTGTTTTATTGTTTTTATTTTGTATTGGAATGTTTACAGTTCATACTGTTTCAACAGGCCTTGCAAATTCTATGAAAGCATCTCAAAAATCATTAACATCAGGGATGTATCTAAGTTTCTATTATATAGGTGGAGCAACTGGCTCATTTCTTCCATCTATTATATATAAATATTTTGGTTGGGATATTATGATTTATTGTTTTGTATTTATTTTATTAGTTGTTCTTTTGGTAACTTATAAGAATAGAGAGTTGTTTAATCATTAA
- a CDS encoding AEC family transporter, with amino-acid sequence MNLFFILLGKISPLYLNIAFGYILTRYFKVKRDLIATLLIYILGPIVIFFATLSIEINLQLVFLPLFVFFFGSSIAFYILKRYKKDWNDASINTLAFTCGTGNTGYFGIPLAMILLSPESANIFIFATLASLLYENTTGFYVTAKGTFTARQSIVKVIKLPLLYAFIAGLSLNVLGFRIPELIIPYFEGFKWAYGILGMMMLGMGMKGFDLNTDADIKYLKVAYFYKFIFWPASILFIIFIDKTFIGFLSEEIYKVLFLFSVVPLAGNTVTLAVLLKARPEKASFTVLLSTLISVVYIPIVLIIYGGF; translated from the coding sequence ATGAATTTATTTTTTATTTTATTAGGCAAAATTTCTCCTTTATATCTAAATATCGCCTTTGGATATATTTTAACAAGATATTTTAAGGTTAAACGAGATTTAATAGCAACACTTCTCATTTATATTTTAGGACCAATTGTAATTTTCTTCGCAACACTTTCAATTGAAATAAATCTACAATTAGTTTTTCTTCCATTATTTGTTTTTTTCTTTGGCTCATCAATTGCTTTTTATATATTAAAAAGATATAAAAAAGATTGGAATGATGCTAGTATAAATACTTTGGCATTTACCTGTGGAACTGGGAATACTGGATATTTTGGTATTCCACTAGCTATGATTTTATTAAGTCCTGAATCTGCAAATATTTTTATTTTTGCAACACTTGCTTCTTTATTATATGAAAATACAACAGGTTTTTATGTAACAGCAAAAGGTACTTTTACAGCAAGACAATCTATTGTAAAAGTAATTAAACTTCCATTATTATATGCTTTTATAGCAGGGCTTAGTTTAAATGTTTTAGGTTTTAGAATACCAGAGTTAATAATTCCTTATTTTGAGGGGTTTAAATGGGCTTATGGAATCTTAGGAATGATGATGTTAGGTATGGGAATGAAAGGTTTTGATTTAAATACAGATGCAGATATAAAGTATTTAAAAGTAGCGTATTTTTATAAATTCATTTTTTGGCCAGCTTCAATTTTATTTATAATTTTCATAGACAAAACTTTTATAGGATTTTTAAGTGAAGAGATTTATAAAGTGTTATTTCTATTCTCGGTTGTACCACTTGCAGGAAATACTGTAACTTTGGCAGTATTATTAAAAGCAAGACCAGAAAAAGCTTCTTTTACTGTTTTGCTTAGTACATTAATATCAGTTGTTTATATACCAATTGTTTTAATTATATACGGGGGATTTTAG